DNA from Drosophila busckii strain San Diego stock center, stock number 13000-0081.31 chromosome 2R, ASM1175060v1, whole genome shotgun sequence:
TCCTTGCGCTGGGCCAATGCCACATACAGTGGCTTGCTGCCTACAACGCGTCCGTTCAGCTCGGTGACAGCGCAGGTGGCCTCATTGGGCGAAATGAAGCAAACGAAACCGAAACCCTTGGAGCGACCCTCCTCATCGGTCATTACCTTGGCGGATGTGATGGTGCCATAGAGCGAGAACTCCTTGCGCAGGCGCTCATCATCAATAGAATCATCCAGATTCTTGACATACAAGTTCACACCAAAGACTGACTCGTGGCGTTTCTTCTTCAGCTCCTCGAATTTACGCTTCAGTTCTTGCTGGCGCTCGGCCTTCTTTTGGGCACGTGCAACATACAATGATTTGCCTTCGCCCATGTCTTTACCATTAAGCGCTTGTACAGCGGCCTCAGCAGCCTCTGTGGTATCAAAGGCCACAAAACCGAAACCCTTGCTTTTGCCATCCTCTTTAGACATGACCTAAGTTAAAGAATTCAGTTAGCTCTGCTGTGCAccgcttttttgtttactatttaacTTACTTTGTAGCTGGTAATCTTGCCATATGGTTCAAAGAATTCTTTCAGCTTTTCATCATCAAAGTCTTCGGTAAAGTTCTTTACGTAGACATTTGTGAAGAGTTTGGCCTTCTCGCCGAGCTCCTTCTCGCGTTCCTTGCGCGGTATGAACTTGCCAACGTAGACTTTCTTACCGTTAAGCAACATTCCGTTGACTTTATCGATTGACGTATTGGCGGCCTCCTCAGTTTCAAAATGCACAAAGCCATAGCCCTTGGAGTTACCTTTCTCATCTGTGGCAACTTTGCAGCTTAATATATTACCGAAGGCCGAGAAAGTGTCGTAGATCGCCTTATTATCAATGGCCTTGTCCAGATTCTTGATAAAAACATTACCAACACCGGAGCGGCGCAGTGAGGGATCGCGTTGCGACCACATAATGCGTATGGGCTTATTGCGTATCAAATCAAAGTTCATTGTATCCAATGCACGCTCAGCTGTTACAATagaatgcaaaaataaaaattaataaatttgtttctcCTCTCTTTGGGGTAATATGATAAATACGCTTAGTtcttaaattacataaattaaaattttattaccCTTTAAAACTGAGATTTTGCAAAGAAATGTGACTCTTCAACTTCTGCGCTAGGCTATGGATCAGCCTTAGTACATGGTAAGTCAAGTCGACATTACTCTGGCAACTTTGAATCTTAGTCGGCTCAAAAAGGAAAATAATTTGACCAACCAATGGGTAGAAGTTGCCTACCGAGGATTACATTATTAGAATGTGACTCTTCTACTTCTGCGCTGGGCTATGGAGAAGCCTTAGTACATGGTAAGTCAAGTCGACATTACTCTGGCAACAATGAATCTTAGTCGGCTCAAAAAGGAAAATAATTTGACCAACCAATGGGTAGAAGTTGCCTACTGGGGATTAGATTATTAGAATGTGACTCTTCTACTTCTGCGCTGGGCTGTGGAGCAGCCTTAGTACATGGTAAGTCAAGTCGACATTACTCTGGCAACAATGAATCTTAGTCGGCTCAAAAAGGTTTAAAATTTGACCAACCAATGGGTAGAAGTTGCCTATTTAATATACAAGTTGTAACTATTGTAACGTTTCTACTtctgtaaatgaaaataaggTCAAACATTTACATGGTAAGTtgcgcaaattaattttgcaacttTGAATCTTAGCCGattcaaaatatatgaaaGTTTGATCAGCCAATGGGTATAAGCTGCTAAATTATGAGCGAGGGTTCAGTAAACTCAACGGTATGCAGACAATACTGATGACTACGCTTTCACAGCGCGCTCTGGCTTaattcaataacaaaaataaatacgaaaaCATTTCCAAAATGTAAACGACCTTTTCGTAATCAACAAAAACCAGAGTTGCGTTGTTTTTTGATTTAGTTGTGGTGAAAGTTAGTTTACAAAATAGAGAAACATGTTTACGAAGACGGGACTATGCGAGAATTTACACATGTCAGTCGATAAATTTAGGGAGGGAGAGAAAGAGTTAagtaaatgaatgaatgtgcGTATAGTGGTTGgccttgcatatttatatacataaaaagcAAGTGAAAGcgagttgaaataaatattttgtatactatCGCAAAAACGTGCAAATATTCGCTAATCAAATTTAACCTATAAATGTGCTTAAATtatcaaagctgctgctgctttaagaaagaaaaaaaattgagtaTGTATTGCTGATCTCactaaatttgatttcaacttaatttcacTCTCTAAGCGTACGCTCTCTTCTCGCTGTTTGcatgtgcgtgcgtgtgtgtgtgtgaggccgTAACGTTGGCCAGTttggcataaacaataaacacatgtttatacacacatacacacacagttttACTAAACGAGATAAAAagtgcgcttgtgtgtgtgtgcaaagcgCTCTGCTTGGAAACAATAGTTGCAGACCAACTTCAAGCTGACGCCTTGGTTACGCGATAAGAACTTGTCGTCGTTACTGAATCATTTGGGCATCATAAGGAGGAATGCAATTTGCTATAGAAACTTCCAGTTCAATTATGACTGGACAACcagctgtttatttgtttagctgctcTCCCTTTTGTTTCTCTCATTCACTTTCGAGCACAATAACTGGAAATTCTACACTAACACTCACATACATGCCAACAGAGCTGTTTACGTGTGCGTGTAGGTTTctgtgcaaaaaaaatgtacacgTGTTTTAGCTATGCTGACTTTTATGGCGCGCCCTGACAATTGTATGGGTACATATGTTTAAGATTTATTGTTCATTACTCACCATCGGCTGGCTGCTGAAAGTTAACATAAGCATAGCCCAAAGAACGACGTGTAACAACATCGCGACACACTCGTATGGACAAAACTGGGCCAGCAGTCGAGAATTTCTCAAACAGGCCCGCTTCGTTGATGTCCTGATGCAAATCACCCACGTATAAAGAAGCCATTTTTAGTGATTAGGTCCtcctaaaatatttaaaaagatttttataagttcatggtttttttttcagttggGTCTTTAAAACCTTTACGACATGCACGCAGCAacatacaaaaagaaaagaaattataagGCGGCGTGGTTTTTAGTgtatgtgtgcctgtgtggCAACACTGACGCATGTGACAGTTAGACAGCCCAATAGTCGACATGGCAACACTGCGCGGCGTAGGCAtgtgctttgttgttgctccttctttctcacacgcacactcacacatatacACCAATACTCATGTTGGAAAATTTCCACATGCTctcacgcatacacacacccTCTGACAGACCGAactattaatttactttagttAGCATGCAAAATCTGAAGTAATATTAGCTTGTTAACTTGCAAATcacataattttcttttagttcTTTGTTCATAACTCTTGCATGCTCGCTGCGTTTTATTTAAGGGGCGACAGCTTACGTCGCCATCTTGCGTGGCAAACGAGTCACATTTCATAAGAAAATTCCGCAATTCGTTTTGTGCTTTTAGCTTGCAGTCACGTCTGTACTTACGTTTTCAACTCTTGCTCGAattttttgctactttttacaatttttttttgttactttttatatttttaattttttttttttatttttttaatatttttttcttcacaAAAAATATGTGATAAGTCGTGTGCTAAGCGAAAACACGACCGCTCACTTTAACGGACTCTACTCGACTCGATTTGACGCATGTTATcgtacaataaaaatataaaactagcGAGTATTATCTACCATACTATTGTGTGAGCAGAGCGGGTAATGCTCAGTCAGTTTGTTTTCCAGCCCTCGTGTAGAGTGAAAAACAGCCGTTCTGTTTTGACAGCACATTTTGaaaatgtcaacaaatttGTGAATTTCATTAGAAATTGCAGAATAAATTTCTTGACTAATAATATGGTCCATTTATGTGTTCTTGTTGCTTccatgtttaaataataactgtaggtacataatttatgcatacatatacatatgcccCCTTTGCTATTCAGTTTACTAAGAATCTCAAAGACTTACCTGAAGCCACAAATTCGCAAAATGTATGGAAGTTGTTTATCACAGCGCGCCGGtcgaaatttaaaaacttttttggtTTAGTTCAAATTCACATCAAAcagtaaaattttttttgcctttttgttttttttacgaAATAAAGAATCAAATAAACCAAATGTatttcattgattttttttttaatttttttcggctaaaaaaccaaattttttattttcttagtgTGTCTCCTAAAGAGGTGGCAGGAAGACTGACACAGGGCTAAATTCGAAGGGCGACTATTTCGGCACGCTCGTCGCCTGCTAGGATCTAAATAGTTTTGTATCAACTTGGTCTTATTAAATATCGCTTAGAGATGGCAGCAACTATCGCTTAAAACAGAATTCGAAAGGAAGATTATGCGCTTAGAAACATTTATTCAAAAGTCAATATGattaaacacatacatatagattattatttaatgtgaGTGTTACTTTTGTAAATAATGCCAATGCAAGTATATGTAAGATTTTGTTTTGCGTTCGacttgattttgattttgtgggAAATTTCATAATGCTATAACTAAGTTCTATATGAAATAGTATGCATTACCTATTCTAAACTTTTTTTGTATCAATTATTTGTtggttggtttttttttgtgttcagTATAccttatgtatttttttgtatgcattaCATAATTCTATGTTTAATTTAGatagtacatatatttttcaaaaatgtatgtaataaTGTCTATAATATACTTGGAACTGAAACTTAACTTAGCAGCAAACTATGCTTTTCCAAATAGTTTGCCTAATTATTtaatacgtttttttttcttcagcagtagatttaaacaaaagcagttaaatattgtaatactTTGCCTAGTGCCAATTTTAGCTTACACCATATTAAGAAGATTCtctttcagtttcagttacatttacatttgtttttgcttaattaacaattaactgcCATTGCACAATTAAAACCTGTATTCagttattttttgcatattataaatgccaaacttttgttgtatatatttatcattgaaatatttagctattttgGCAGTGCGTTTTcattcaaaaaaattaacaaaacaataagAGGGGGCCTAAAAAATACCTGGCAGCAAACTCTTggcttatataataaattaggTGTGAAAAGAAACGCAAGaaaatgataataattaataataatagtcaATAAGTAAACGTACTAAAGGCCAATGCTCAGTTTCCAtgtgttgttgtagttgtggcTGGGGCTGTGGCAGCTGTATCGCCCACCCACTCCACCAGATACTGCACCTGCCTGTTGCCAATGCGTCGTGTAGCGCGTATAGCAAATGACTCTCCAGCATCGATGCGATTCATGGCGCCGCCAAAGTATTTATTCACTGATTGCTTCAAATCCAACAACGAGTGTCCATTGCTGTTGGCGCTACAATGGCTGCTACCACTTGTAGTCGTGGAACTGCTTGAATTACGGCGGCTATTGCTCGAAGAGCTGCAACGTAATTTTTGCGGCCGTTGGCGTAGCAATCGTCCATGCGCCGGCTTctttggcggcagcagcgcaggcgcTGGCGGCGGTAGCTGCAAATCTTTGGCATATATGGGAAAGTAGTGGCTAGGTATGGGATTGATAGTTGTAGTGTTGATAAcctgtcaaaaaaaaaaaaacgaaacttaatacgttgtttttaaattatatcaaGTGTTTTGATTATTACCTCCACGGCCGTTGTCAGGCGTCGTGTGCGTCGCCTGCGCACCTCCTGATTGGGCCCAATGGTAATATCTTTGGCACTCAGTCTTCGCTTTATGGTGCGCACCATGCGCGGCTGTTGCGATGTTGCCTTGGCCAGTTCAAAGCTGTTTAGCTGCTTGATGCTCTTCAGTTTGAAAATGCTATTAATAATGCCAGCAACGCCAGCAGTGCCACCAATGCCAACGCCACGTTGTTGCACAGATTTCTTGGGCGTGGCCATTAGAAATGGATTATTACGGCCCAGAAAGTTAACTGGTGGCGGTATGATAAGATCCAGCGAGCTAGTGCCAcggctgctgcttgaattCTCATCAGAGGAGAGATCACAGTTGCGGCTGTTATCGTAACGCTTTGACGAACGAAATGCCTTACGCTTGCGACTGTTGCCCAGCTGTTGCGGTGTAATCGTTGGCGCTAACAGCTTGCCTGCGTCACCATCATTGGCATTATCGTCGGCCAGATCGGGTGTGCGCGGCGTCACTGTCGCACTCAACAACTGTAATAAGCgggaaattaatttttttcactgTTTTAGATTCATTTgggttttaaatttatacctCTTCAGCCACGTTAGACACTGCAGACTGTTTGgtgctttgctgcttgacCTTGTCCATGATTTGCTTAATGGGTAATTCATCTTCGCTGGTGTctgcctcagcctcagcttcTGGCTGGGCCAGTGCTGTTGGTGTAGCCATTTCCtcctcatcctcatcatcgTCCGTATGAAACTCATAGACATCTTTCCTATGCGGCTTCATTTCTTCGGGCATTAGGAGCAGCTTAAACTTGTTTATCAGCAGCTCATCGCTGAGCTGCTCGTGTGGTTGTAACAACACGCGTGGGGTCAAGGGCGGTCCACTGTGCCGTAAGGCATAATAGGCGGGCGCACGTTTGGATTCGCGACCGCAGACAAAACGCTCGGAATATTCTTTAAGCGTTTGCTTAATGCGCTCCATTAGCGTTGTTTCGGGCAGTTGACGCCATTCCTCACAAATGGGCAACTGTTGACGATGCTCGAGTATAAACGGCCAAATGTCCTCCATTAAATGATGATACTTTTGATGCTGATGCTTGCGCAGATTATAAAGCGTTATATGCAGCATGTCAACCCAATCAATTTGCAGTCGACGCACAAACTCGACGCCATCATTACAAACCGTacagcaaaatacaaaaaatctGCAAAaggcaattttataaataaataactctAGTGTggttgaaatttaaatgattaagCTTACATATCTCCCCGCAACAGCTTGCGCTTAAAATTCTGCATGCATTGTGTATGAAACCAGTTGCGGCACTTGCAACACTGCAGCATATTGTGATCAAATTTGCCTGGCTTgccacaataacaatatatttgcTCTTCATTCACGCGATGCTTTTCATCCCAGCTTAACTTGTTTGTCTGCAatattcatacatatacatatatattcaagTTTATTGCAGTCTGGATTTTATAACTTACATGATACGGCAGTTGTCGACAGATGCCTGGTGGCTTGTTGCTCTCCATTTGCAACAATGTAGTTTGCATCTTCATGGGTTTGGTGCAGCGCTTGCAACACCAAACGCCATTGGCAATTTCGGTGGTACAACCACGATGATAACCACGTCCACAGCGTTCACAGATTTCGACAATATCCTCGCTTTGGGCTTGCTTGCAAGCTACACACATGGGTCCAGCGGGCTTGGCTGCTTTGCTGGGTTCACTGCCCAGTTTTCGAAGTTTTTCCGGCTCGCACCATTGCTCCGATTTGTCATCGAAGCGCACAAGATACTGCTTCTCAGATTGGGCTATGATTGTGCCCAAATAGAAGCGTCCATCGTTGCACTTGATAAAAACATCCTCTTGCAGGTCATATTTAATAGGCGTGGGGCTCGATggtgcctctgctgctgctgctgacgtcggTGGTGTGGGCGGTGTAAGTGGTGCTGCGACTTCTTGTATGCTTTGCGTAACGCTAGCGAAGCTCTGCTTCAGCTGCGTCTGCGTTGTTggtgaactgctgctgctactacggcagctgctgctgctgggagaTTTATGTGGCGAGCTTAAAGTCTCCGGCGTTGTGGGCGGCGTTTGCGGTGTGGTTGTGGTAGAGTCCGGCTCGTCTATAATAATGACAGCACTTGTACTTGCACTAGCTGTGTTTGTGCTGCTGGAAACAGAGCTGCTTCCACAGCTGCtatcagcagcgctgctgtcaaTTAGCGGCAACAATGCCTTATGCTGTATAGCTGGTATAATGGGCGAAGGCTGGCATAGATTTGATTCCGTATAGTGATTGTTAATGCAGATATTTATGCGATCCAGCACAACAGTGGGTGGGGCGGCGGCAGTGCTAGTACTATTGCTATGATTGCTAACCGGCACCAATGGCGGCGGCTGCGCTTGCAATTTCGGCGCTGCAGTGTAGAAGGCGCCCACTGAAGCATACAGTTCGTTGGCAACCGTGGCTGGCGTTGCTGatacagttgttgttgtaggcgCAGCATAAAGCTGATTCAGCTGCtcgttgtttgttttattaagaCTATAAACATTTGGCGTTGTGCTTATAATGCGAATGTTATTGATACCATTTGTCTTAAACGGGCTTGACAACGTTTGcgagggctgctgctgctgttgggcatAGCTGTTGGTTATCTGAATGCTGCCGGGATGCGCATGTGCGGTTGCATTGGCAGTTACTCCTGCGTTGGCATAGTAACGCTTAGCGCTGCTAATGCTTGGCGTTATATTGTTGCCGGCATTTGTTGCTAGCGTTGGAGGGGGTGGCGGCAGTATTTGATAGGTTAGCCATTGCTGTGTATTTGGAGCTGTTGCGGCGGATGTTGGCTGCGTTAAGAAACTGTATGTTGTGGGAGCAGCTGTGACTGTGCCCGCAAAGTGAGgtgccacattttgtggcGTATTGTTGTGTTCATGtgcttgcaattgaaaatggTTGTTCATCATTGTTATTGTATGCCGTTTATTTGTGCGCAGTCTTTTCtagaaaaatacaaagcaaagcataattagtttttcaattatttcatttgcagcaacaacaaactggcGCCTTTTTCAAGCAAGTTGTTGCTAtcgcacacatatacacaaacgCACTCACACACGGAGTAAGAGAACACAACGCTCGCGGCCCTTTTGTATTCTACTTCTTACcaacatgcatacacatacatatttatgcatgtatgtatgcaagTAGTTTTTTCCCCAAGCTGTCGCACAGAAGAGACCGCACTTTCAAGAGAATTTTACGTACCTTTAAGTGTGTTTTAACACATGTATTAAATTAGCATAGCATTAAAATACATTCGTTTACTAGTTGTGTAGCGTTTTGTGCACAGCTTAGCATAATAGCAAGCAAATCCACTAAAACAAATCACTTGATTCGGCAATTAAAGTGTCAGCCATTTTTCAGCATATGCACAGTGTGACCAAACAATGAACGTAAGAATACCACAACCGCGATATCGATATTTTCCCATCTAACTATGTTCTAATATATTAGTGATTGGTTTATCTCAAAACTAGATAGAATTTGCACCTTGCGTATTCATAAGATTTTCGTTCAAGATTTGAATAAAAACAGACGCGCGGCAATATTGATCTTCCCTATCACGGGAACTCTTGAGTTTTGTCAGCCCTGGAATATAGTCAGTATGACAGtaactgcaaagcaaaacaaacaagcatatgtacatatttttcattgcgtattaattttctatatgtGGCTTATAGCCCCAaagcttattataaatataccGGTGCGTGTCTTAGTAACAAACAGTATTTACCTGATCTGTTGTGATTCATATTCAATAAACGAATATCGATAAGTACATGGAACTAAGTTTTgtgttgttaatttaaaaaataaagcgaataatatacaatatttatatagtttagctGTACCTAGTAGTTTACgataataatacatttttaatattatgttttgtcaaattaattaaaattgtctcTCATGTCTGTTAGTGGAATTTGCCAGCGATTGCTCGATAACTTtacaaaactatataaatagctGCGGGTTTCATTTCGATAGCTTTTGCCATATTGTGTCAAGCAACGAAGACGGGAAAATTACGCTGTGAATAAATCGtgcaataaaacataaaataaagtgagagaaaagtgaaaaaacaaacatttgttacTTGCAACGTGCAAAACAAGCCAAACCAATTATTTTTGTGAATTTATAACGTTTTAATAGCAAGAAAACAGACCTACAGTGTTGCGGTAGGTACCTATAcctatacatgcatacatatatacgtttgcatgtgtgtgtggtgacTGGACTTAACTTTTGTGAAAAGTCATTGAGACGAGCTTTTTCTTTAATTGCGCCttctgcatttttatttttatgcagtcAATCTCAACGTTGCCTTATATGTCCAAGTCGCGTGCAAGTGCAAAAGCCGTGCAGCTAAAGCACGAGTCAACTGAGGAAGAGGAGGACACGGAGGAGCAGGACCAACTAGAGCAGCGTAGGCGTCGCAACATGCATACAGCTGGCAATGAAACAGTCGGTGGCAGCGGAGTGCCAGCCTTTTTGGCAAAACTCTGGCGTCTCGTTGATGATCCGGATAccaataatttgatttgttggAGCAAAGTAAGTGGCAGccatattgtttatttacacataTCAGCTTTTTACCTTTTGacatagcaacaataacaacatgtacttacatacatatatgcacacatacatacgtagcTTTTACTCTCATTGACTTTCTACTACGTCATCATTGTCTGCGCTTTATTtttgtcttgttgttgttgtgccaaGACGCACGTATGCAGTGCGTTTGATTTGCatagtgtgtgtatgtgtgagtgagtgcgtgcgtgtgaacgtgtttgtatgtgtgtgcccaACATTCAATGCATCTGTAAAATTTTCCACTTGCTGTCTGTCAATCCGTCCATCTATgtctttgtctgtctgtcgctcttTGAATTCAATTGTATGTTATTTTTGATTGCGCAGCCCTGTGTTGTGTTTGTCCATACACAGATAAGcccaaaatttgttttattttattttggtgTTGCCACTTACAACATTTCACACAATTGCTTCCTTCtttgtggttttttttaattagataATTATGCTATCCACGCTTATCAGCCAATTTGTTGGCccagaaatatatttaaataatattagttGATTAACGCTGACAGATTAGAGTAAATAGTTTAGATAAAAAaaggcttttagttttagctatGTTTTGATTGTCAATTGCCAGaagtaaataatatgcaatattaaatgtaatttatattcatttattgcaGGATGGACGCAGTTTTATTATTCAAAACCAGGCACAATTCGCTCGTGAGCTGTTGCCGCTGAActacaaacacaacaacatgGCCAGCTTTATACGGCAGTTGAATATgtgtaagtaatttaattaaatcatagaTTTATAtcaatcatttaattaaaaaatgtttgaattcCAGATGGTTTTCATAAGATAACATCGATTGAAAATGGTGGCTTACGCTTCGACCGCGacgaaattgaattttctcaTCCTTGCTTCAAACGCAATTATCCTTATCTACTTGATCATATAAAACGCAAGATATCAAACACAAAAAGCGTGGATGACAAGAGCGTGCTAAAGCAGGAGACAGTTTCCAAAGTGCTAAGCGATGTTAAAGCAATGCGTGGACGTCAGGACACCTTGGATTCACGTTTCTCTGTGATGAAACAAGAGAATGAGGCATTGTGGCGTGAGATAGCCTCGCTACGTCAGAAACacgccaagcagcaacagattGTCAACAAGCTTATACAGTTCCTCATAACTATAGTGCAGCCATCGCGTAATATGTCCGGCGTAAAGCGGCACATGCAGCTGATGATTAATGATACGCCGGAGAATgcgcgtcagcgtcagcgcaaTGCCAGCGAGTCGGAAAGTGAGAGCGGCCCAGTTATACATGAGCTAAGCGAGGAGCTGCTTGAGGAGGTTATGCATCCCAGTACACCCAGTCCCTATGCCAAGCACTATGACGCCGAAAGCGCCTCTCCAGTGGCCATGGAACGTCCACGCTCTAACATGAGCATCAGTAGCTCACAAAACTATGATTATTCGAATCAAAGCGCTGATGAATTTATTGCCACTCAATTGCTCAATGCCGCTGAGGGCGCCAACAATAGCGTACCACGCTCACCGGCTGGCCAACAAGTTCTTTATACAGTGACCGAGGCGCCGGAATCTAACGCGCCCGAAGCACAGCATATGCAACCCAGTCCTCAAAGTCCCTATAGCGGCGATGAGCAGCACAACGTTCTTACCACACCCATGGTGCGTGAACAGGAGGCACGCAATCGTCAGCTGCTCAAAGAGAAGAACAAACAGCGTCGTCGCGCTGCTGAGATAAGTCAACCTCTTCAATTCGATGTGGATGTCTCACCTAAGTCTTTGAGAACAACGCGTGCTCAAtctaagcaacagcagcttggcaatgcaaatgcaatgccGCAGCCCTTGTTAGTAAAAACAGAATCGGAGCATATACCCGATCTATTGGATCAAACCGAAGTTGCTGGCAATGCGGATCTTTATAATGTCAACTTTATAAGCAACGATATGCccacaaatatatttcaggTAAGtttcaaatgaattaataatcGAAAATTTACTAAGATATCTTCATTTTGATATTCTTACAGGATGATTCAATATTGTCTAGCAGTGGCTTGGATGAGCAGGCAGCCAAGTtggatcagcagcagcagtttggaCTTACTACGGTGAACAATGGAAAATTTGCTAATATGCCTATGCTGGGCAATGAAAACAATTCGCTGTTGGTTGATGCTAATTTGGCTTCAACTTCCAAGGCTGCTACAACAGTCAAGGACTGTGATGagtcacaacaacaaacacagcagacacaaccacagcaacaacaacaacagcagcagcagcaacaacaacaaccaatggCTGTAACCAAATATTGCGGAGATGATGCACGGTTGAGTGAACTTTCAGTAGCTGAGCAACGCCAGTGCCGTTGCGATCCGAAAGCCCATAATAACAATATGCCTTTATCTTGTTGTGGTTGCAGTGATGAAGTCACCGGTCATTTGGATAATATGCAAGATGAGCTGGAATCTCTAAAGGACCTACTGCGCGGAGAAGGCGTCTCTATTGATCAAAACATGTTATTGGGTGTAAGTATCTTTGACTATAAACTAATCAAACTAACAACTGTACAAGAAAGCTGTCCGTTTGTCCGTTCTTACAACTAATTAACAACTTGAActgcattaaattgaattaaattctacAGGCTGCGCTGCAATCTGCTGTTGCCAGCAAGAAGCCTCTGTTGCAGCTGACCGATGAGGAGCTGCTACT
Protein-coding regions in this window:
- the LOC108596288 gene encoding polyadenylate-binding protein; the protein is MASLYVGDLHQDINEAGLFEKFSTAGPVLSIRVCRDVVTRRSLGYAYVNFQQPADAERALDTMNFDLIRNKPIRIMWSQRDPSLRRSGVGNVFIKNLDKAIDNKAIYDTFSAFGNILSCKVATDEKGNSKGYGFVHFETEEAANTSIDKVNGMLLNGKKVYVGKFIPRKEREKELGEKAKLFTNVYVKNFTEDFDDEKLKEFFEPYGKITSYKVMSKEDGKSKGFGFVAFDTTEAAEAAVQALNGKDMGEGKSLYVARAQKKAERQQELKRKFEELKKKRHESVFGVNLYVKNLDDSIDDERLRKEFSLYGTITSAKVMTDEEGRSKGFGFVCFISPNEATCAVTELNGRVVGSKPLYVALAQRKEERKAHLASQYMRHVTGMRMQQLGQIFQPNAASGFFVPTMPPSQRFFGPQMTPQMRSTPRWAPQTRPATAVQSVQAGAASATAGGFQGAAGAVPTQYRQSAAGARGSQPQQVQGTHAAAAAAAANNMRSSGARAITGQQSVGAVPMQMPGAGGAQQRAPSYKYTANMRNPPVQPMQQTQPMPQQLQGKNPEKLIASLLANAKPQEQKQILGERLYPMIERMHSALAGKITGMLLEIENSELLHMLEDQEALKAKVEEAVAVLQVHRVTDPTN
- the LOC108596289 gene encoding polycomb protein Pcl, producing MMNNHFQLQAHEHNNTPQNVAPHFAGTVTAAPTTYSFLTQPTSAATAPNTQQWLTYQILPPPPPTLATNAGNNITPSISSAKRYYANAGVTANATAHAHPGSIQITNSYAQQQQQPSQTLSSPFKTNGINNIRIISTTPNVYSLNKTNNEQLNQLYAAPTTTTVSATPATVANELYASVGAFYTAAPKLQAQPPPLVPVSNHSNSTSTAAAPPTVVLDRINICINNHYTESNLCQPSPIIPAIQHKALLPLIDSSAADSSCGSSSVSSSTNTASASTSAVIIIDEPDSTTTTPQTPPTTPETLSSPHKSPSSSSCRSSSSSSPTTQTQLKQSFASVTQSIQEVAAPLTPPTPPTSAAAAEAPSSPTPIKYDLQEDVFIKCNDGRFYLGTIIAQSEKQYLVRFDDKSEQWCEPEKLRKLGSEPSKAAKPAGPMCVACKQAQSEDIVEICERCGRGYHRGCTTEIANGVWCCKRCTKPMKMQTTLLQMESNKPPGICRQLPYHTNKLSWDEKHRVNEEQIYCYCGKPGKFDHNMLQCCKCRNWFHTQCMQNFKRKLLRGDIFFVFCCTVCNDGVEFVRRLQIDWVDMLHITLYNLRKHQHQKYHHLMEDIWPFILEHRQQLPICEEWRQLPETTLMERIKQTLKEYSERFVCGRESKRAPAYYALRHSGPPLTPRVLLQPHEQLSDELLINKFKLLLMPEEMKPHRKDVYEFHTDDDEDEEEMATPTALAQPEAEAEADTSEDELPIKQIMDKVKQQSTKQSAVATVTPRTPDLADDNANDGDAGKLLAPTITPQQLGNSRKRKAFRSSKRYDNSRNCDLSSDENSSSSRGTSSLDLIIPPPVNFLGRNNPFLMATPKKSVQQRGVGIGGTAGVAGIINSIFKLKSIKQLNSFELAKATSQQPRMVRTIKRRLSAKDITIGPNQEVRRRRTRRLTTAVEVINTTTINPIPSHYFPIYAKDLQLPPPAPALLPPKKPAHGRLLRQRPQKLRCSSSSNSRRNSSSSTTTSGSSHCSANSNGHSLLDLKQSVNKYFGGAMNRIDAGESFAIRATRRIGNRQVQYLVEWVGDTAATAPATTTTTHGN